One Campylobacter pinnipediorum subsp. caledonicus genomic window carries:
- a CDS encoding M16 family metallopeptidase, which produces MEILHLKAKNDDIPVIFENSKELNVAYLKLIFKASGVCMQKIPGLAKLSAMILNEGEKDMGSSLFAKELEKRAISMYASVGFETFTIEINCLKEHFGFTLDMLKKLLKNPNTSEQSLEKCKNITLGEIANNQNDNDYLARCGLMQILYPDTNLATPSIGTQESIGSIKLKDIKDYLNDALDLKNLFIVFGGDVDKGEISLLQDITNVIKSNKKLSLEKLQTSQRGSVKEIIKQSEQAYIYFGSPYNVAEDEKYMASIATFILGEGGFGARLMEEIRVKRGLAYSAYARNLFNLSHSQIFGYLQTKNESKDEAISVVREEFTKFITNGVSDKELEQAKKFLLGSLPLRLETLFKRFAIAQGEFYQGKEIGDFLKELEKIKNLKLDDLNNFIKQHDEITKLSFCVLRNEI; this is translated from the coding sequence ATGGAAATTTTACATCTAAAAGCCAAAAATGATGATATACCAGTTATCTTTGAAAACTCAAAAGAGTTAAATGTAGCATATCTAAAGCTTATATTTAAGGCATCTGGTGTTTGCATGCAAAAAATACCCGGCCTTGCAAAGCTAAGTGCTATGATTTTAAATGAAGGCGAAAAAGATATGGGTTCTAGCTTATTTGCCAAAGAGCTAGAAAAAAGAGCTATAAGCATGTATGCAAGTGTTGGATTTGAGACATTTACAATAGAGATAAATTGTTTAAAAGAGCATTTTGGTTTTACACTTGATATGCTAAAAAAATTACTTAAAAATCCAAATACATCAGAACAAAGCCTTGAAAAATGCAAAAATATTACTCTTGGAGAGATAGCAAACAATCAAAATGACAATGATTATTTGGCAAGATGTGGTCTTATGCAAATTCTATACCCAGATACAAATCTAGCTACACCTAGCATAGGAACACAAGAGAGTATAGGTTCTATAAAACTCAAAGACATTAAAGATTATTTAAATGACGCGCTAGATCTTAAAAATTTATTTATCGTATTTGGTGGAGATGTTGACAAAGGTGAAATTTCATTATTACAAGATATAACAAATGTAATAAAATCAAATAAAAAATTAAGTTTAGAAAAATTGCAAACAAGCCAAAGAGGCTCGGTAAAAGAGATAATAAAGCAAAGTGAACAAGCATATATCTATTTTGGATCTCCATATAATGTGGCTGAAGATGAAAAATATATGGCAAGTATAGCTACCTTTATACTTGGCGAAGGTGGCTTTGGTGCAAGGCTAATGGAGGAAATAAGAGTAAAAAGAGGTCTTGCTTATTCTGCATATGCAAGAAATTTATTTAACCTAAGTCATTCTCAAATTTTTGGCTACTTACAAACAAAAAATGAGAGCAAAGATGAAGCCATATCAGTAGTTAGAGAAGAATTTACAAAATTTATAACTAATGGTGTAAGTGATAAAGAGTTAGAACAAGCTAAGAAATTCTTACTTGGTTCTTTACCACTAAGACTTGAAACACTATTTAAAAGATTTGCAATAGCTCAAGGGGAATTTTATCAAGGTAAAGAAATTGGTGATTTTCTAAAAGAGCTTGAAAAAATAAAAAATCTAAAATTAGATGATTTAAACAATTTTATAAAACAACACGATGAGATAACAAAGCTTAGTTTTTGTGTTTTAAGAAATGAAATTTGA
- a CDS encoding tetratricopeptide repeat protein, whose protein sequence is MKKILFLVFVFLFLNGCGSLQKTLSFGYLKNDKDIAYEHLLSKCNQKDAISCNNLGVNYTKDEDFKQAKHFYEVACDLKLATACSNLGQIYEKGLDGKSPDFKRAMNLYSYACQNNDGVGCYNESIALYGFSKYYDQEYNLKKSMLLLKKSCKLEYKQACLLLEQLKN, encoded by the coding sequence ATGAAAAAAATACTGTTTTTGGTTTTTGTATTTTTATTTTTAAATGGATGTGGCTCTTTGCAAAAGACACTAAGTTTTGGTTATCTTAAAAATGATAAAGATATAGCTTATGAACATCTTTTATCTAAATGCAATCAAAAAGATGCAATATCTTGTAATAATTTAGGTGTGAATTATACTAAAGATGAAGATTTTAAACAAGCAAAACATTTTTATGAAGTAGCGTGTGATTTAAAATTAGCTACAGCTTGTTCGAATTTAGGACAAATTTACGAAAAAGGTTTAGATGGTAAATCACCTGATTTTAAAAGAGCTATGAATTTGTATAGTTATGCTTGTCAAAATAATGATGGTGTAGGTTGTTATAATGAGTCTATAGCATTATATGGTTTTTCAAAATATTATGATCAAGAATATAACTTAAAAAAGAGTATGCTTTTATTAAAAAAGAGTTGCAAGCTTGAGTATAAACAGGCATGCTTACTTTTAGAACAGTTAAAAAATTAA
- a CDS encoding dehypoxanthine futalosine cyclase, whose translation MRRLSIDEAIDLIENAELTELGNLALAKKRELHPEKITTFIVDRNINYTNVCWVDCKFCAFYRHVKEEGAYILSFEEIGKKIEELIDIGGTQILFQGGVHPKLQIEWYEDLLEYISKNYPSITVHGFSAVEISYIAKISKISITEVLTRLRNKGLYSIPGAGAEVLSDRVRDIIAPKKCDTQTWLDIHEQAHKLDIKSTATMMFGTVETTREIVEHWSYIRDLQDKTGGFRAFILWSFQGLNTKLMLEQPQIKKQSSNKYLRLLAVSRLFLDNFKNIQSSWVTQGSHVGQLALLFGANDLGSTMMEENVVKAAGAAFRMNQEQMIQLIKDIGEIPAKRNTNYDILEKF comes from the coding sequence TTGAGAAGACTTAGCATTGATGAGGCAATAGACTTAATAGAAAACGCAGAGCTAACTGAGCTAGGAAACCTAGCTTTAGCTAAAAAAAGAGAGCTACATCCAGAAAAGATAACAACCTTCATAGTTGATAGAAATATAAACTACACAAATGTTTGTTGGGTTGATTGTAAATTCTGTGCTTTTTATAGACATGTAAAAGAAGAAGGTGCATATATATTAAGCTTTGAAGAAATTGGTAAAAAAATAGAAGAACTTATAGACATAGGTGGAACTCAGATATTATTTCAAGGTGGTGTCCATCCAAAATTACAAATAGAATGGTATGAGGACTTATTAGAGTATATAAGCAAAAATTATCCAAGCATAACAGTTCATGGATTTTCTGCTGTAGAGATAAGCTATATAGCTAAAATTTCAAAAATAAGCATAACTGAAGTTTTGACAAGACTAAGAAACAAAGGTCTTTACTCTATACCGGGAGCTGGTGCTGAAGTTTTAAGTGATAGAGTAAGAGATATAATAGCTCCAAAAAAATGTGATACGCAAACATGGCTTGATATTCACGAACAAGCACATAAACTAGATATAAAATCAACAGCTACAATGATGTTTGGGACAGTTGAAACCACAAGAGAGATAGTTGAACATTGGTCTTATATAAGAGACTTGCAAGACAAAACCGGCGGTTTTAGAGCTTTTATACTTTGGAGTTTTCAAGGACTTAATACAAAACTTATGCTAGAACAACCTCAAATTAAAAAACAAAGCTCTAATAAATATCTAAGACTACTAGCTGTATCGAGATTATTTTTGGATAATTTTAAAAATATACAAAGTAGCTGGGTTACTCAAGGTAGTCATGTTGGTCAATTAGCACTATTGTTTGGCGCTAACGACCTTGGCTCAACAATGATGGAAGAAAATGTCGTAAAAGCTGCTGGCGCGGCTTTTAGAATGAATCAAGAACAAATGATACAACTAATAAAAGATATCGGGGAAATACCAGCAAAAAGAAATACTAACTATGATATATTGGAGAAATTTTAA
- a CDS encoding RNA degradosome polyphosphate kinase: MENQNIFINRELSWLRFNSRVLAQCEKDLPLLEKLKFLAIYSTNLDEFYMIRIAGLKQLFAAGITTSGSDEMSPLEQLKEIRKYLQNEQKVLEHHYNTTKEELSKNGLFIKNYNELNDDLKSKCDEYFFSNILPVIVPIAVDTTHPFPHLNNLSFSLAVKLSDINHPETLKYGMVRISRVLPRFTQACENTYVPIESIVQKHAEEIFPGYKMISSCVFRVTRNADIVIEEEEADDFMMILEQGLKLRRKGAFVRMQVAHDADPDILEFLNSHMKIFHKDIYFSNIPITLSSLWQIVSNRDFSHLCLTPYTPKTLPPFGKSINIFDAIDKEDVLLMHPYESFDPIVEFIKEASKDPKVISIRMTLYRVDKSSPIIQSLIDAASEGKQVTVMVELKARFDEENNLHWAKALEDAGAHVIYGITGFKVHAKVSQVIRQVNDKLKFYMHFGTGNYNGSSAKIYTDISLFTSKEEFANDTTTFFHILSGYNKNRRLQTLSMSPFQIKEKIIEKIRLEANEGTNGHIIAKINSLVDSDIIKELSKASNAGVKIELIVRGVCCLRPGIKGQSENIYIRSIIGKYLEHARVLYFKHSEPKLYISSADWMPRNLERRLELMTPIFDKKLQDRLLDMLKLQLRDNSLAFELREDGEYVKLDKENDIINSHEILENHINKIYKSIKKDNDKAKADLIASNLLRED, from the coding sequence TTGGAAAATCAAAATATTTTTATAAATAGAGAACTTAGTTGGCTTAGGTTTAATTCACGTGTGTTGGCTCAATGTGAAAAAGATCTTCCATTGCTTGAAAAATTAAAATTTTTAGCTATTTATAGCACAAATTTAGATGAATTTTATATGATAAGAATAGCTGGGCTTAAACAATTATTTGCTGCAGGTATAACAACTAGTGGCAGCGATGAGATGAGTCCTCTTGAACAGCTTAAAGAGATAAGAAAATATCTTCAAAATGAGCAAAAAGTTTTAGAGCATCACTACAATACTACAAAAGAAGAGCTTAGTAAAAATGGTCTTTTTATAAAAAATTATAATGAATTAAATGACGATTTAAAATCAAAATGTGATGAATATTTCTTTTCAAATATATTGCCGGTTATTGTCCCGATAGCTGTTGATACAACTCATCCTTTTCCTCATTTAAATAATCTTAGCTTTTCTTTGGCTGTTAAGCTTTCAGATATTAACCATCCTGAGACATTAAAATATGGCATGGTAAGAATTTCTCGTGTTTTACCTCGCTTTACTCAAGCTTGTGAAAATACATATGTTCCTATTGAAAGCATAGTTCAAAAACACGCCGAAGAGATTTTTCCTGGATATAAAATGATTAGCTCTTGCGTATTTAGAGTTACAAGAAATGCTGATATAGTAATAGAGGAAGAGGAAGCTGATGATTTTATGATGATTTTAGAACAAGGTTTAAAACTACGAAGAAAAGGTGCTTTTGTTCGTATGCAAGTAGCTCACGATGCAGATCCAGATATACTTGAATTTTTAAACTCTCATATGAAAATTTTTCATAAAGATATATATTTTTCAAATATTCCAATTACTTTAAGTTCTCTTTGGCAGATTGTTTCAAATAGAGATTTTAGCCATCTTTGCTTAACTCCATATACTCCAAAAACATTACCTCCTTTTGGAAAAAGTATAAATATTTTTGATGCTATTGATAAGGAGGATGTTTTGTTGATGCACCCTTATGAGAGTTTTGATCCAATAGTTGAGTTTATAAAAGAGGCTAGTAAGGACCCAAAAGTTATATCTATAAGAATGACGCTTTATAGGGTTGATAAAAGTTCTCCTATAATTCAATCTTTAATCGATGCAGCAAGCGAAGGAAAGCAAGTTACTGTAATGGTTGAGCTTAAAGCTAGATTTGATGAGGAAAATAATCTACACTGGGCAAAGGCTCTTGAAGATGCTGGAGCACATGTTATTTATGGTATAACAGGATTTAAAGTTCATGCTAAAGTTTCTCAGGTAATAAGACAAGTAAATGATAAGCTTAAGTTTTATATGCATTTTGGAACTGGAAACTACAATGGTTCATCGGCTAAAATTTATACAGATATTAGTTTGTTTACTAGCAAGGAAGAGTTTGCAAATGATACTACTACATTTTTTCATATTTTATCTGGATATAATAAAAACCGCAGACTTCAAACCCTTAGTATGTCGCCTTTTCAGATAAAAGAAAAGATTATAGAAAAGATAAGATTAGAGGCTAATGAAGGCACAAACGGCCATATTATAGCTAAGATTAATTCATTAGTTGATAGTGATATCATAAAAGAACTAAGCAAGGCTTCCAATGCTGGTGTAAAAATAGAACTTATTGTAAGAGGTGTTTGTTGTTTAAGACCTGGTATTAAAGGTCAAAGTGAAAATATTTATATTAGATCTATCATAGGTAAGTATTTAGAACATGCGAGAGTTTTATATTTTAAACATTCTGAGCCTAAATTATATATATCAAGTGCTGATTGGATGCCTAGGAATCTAGAAAGAAGACTTGAACTCATGACACCTATTTTTGATAAAAAACTACAAGACAGATTGCTTGATATGTTAAAACTTCAACTTCGTGATAATTCATTAGCATTTGAATTAAGAGAAGATGGCGAGTATGTAAAATTGGATAAAGAAAATGATATTATAAATAGTCATGAAATTTTAGAAAATCATATTAATAAAATTTATAAAAGTATAAAAAAAGATAATGATAAGGCAAAGGCCGATTTGATAGCATCTAATCTTTTAAGGGAAGATTGA
- the rpsO gene encoding 30S ribosomal protein S15, with product MALDSAKKAEIVAKFARKDGDTGSTEVQVALLTTRISELTEHLKIFKKDHSSRLGLLKMVGKRKRLLKYFKNKNYPAYSKLIAELNIRDK from the coding sequence ATGGCTTTGGATTCGGCTAAAAAAGCAGAAATAGTTGCGAAATTCGCTAGAAAAGATGGAGATACTGGATCAACAGAGGTTCAAGTAGCTTTATTAACAACTCGTATATCTGAGTTAACAGAACATCTTAAAATTTTCAAAAAAGATCACTCTTCTCGTCTTGGTCTTTTAAAGATGGTAGGTAAAAGAAAGAGACTTTTAAAGTATTTTAAAAACAAAAATTATCCTGCTTATTCTAAGTTAATTGCTGAACTAAATATAAGAGACAAATAA
- the recG gene encoding ATP-dependent DNA helicase RecG translates to MKFETKDKVELSKIGVSSLLDLALVLPKSFEDTTITKAPKSGQVCINIKLNIINKTNKGMILATAFAHEWGCDVKIVIFNAKGWHFSVFKSGKEATITGICSFAYNNWQITNPKIITKTDQIIPKFKTDLRDEKVKNLIEKYINKENLLSCGLNDKESDFLLSIQENSQKSIAILEDIKKGKSESDILKFVEIFNYVKKLGTKKTYFKNKKIELFEIKDWINNLPFKPTLDQINAIKDIRQDLISKQAKRRVVMGDVGSGKTLVMLASALSVYPNKAILMAPTSILADQIYNEAIKLLPNFISIKLVKSGEKNINFDDTNLIIGTHVLLYQELPKAVLVMIDEQHRFGSNQRNKIEEIVKDGEARATFIQFSATPIPRTLSLIQSSLVNFSFLKQMPFEKNIHSQILQNNDFNNLLSHIKKQIEKNKQIIIVYPLVESSETSNYQSLNEAKDFWIKNFKNVYFTHGKDKEKEKILNKFRENGNILLSTTVIEVGISLPRLSTILIVGAERLGLATLHQLRGRVGRNGGNGFCFLYTKLKNPPERLKEFCDTLDGFKIAEIDLKNRQSGDILNGTVQHGATFLYYNYEENITQLALKRLGKTN, encoded by the coding sequence ATGAAATTTGAAACCAAAGACAAAGTAGAATTAAGCAAGATAGGGGTTAGTTCACTTCTCGATCTAGCTCTTGTTTTGCCAAAAAGCTTTGAAGATACAACAATAACCAAAGCCCCAAAAAGCGGGCAAGTATGTATAAACATAAAACTAAACATTATAAATAAAACAAATAAAGGAATGATTTTAGCAACAGCATTTGCACACGAATGGGGTTGCGATGTAAAGATAGTTATTTTTAATGCAAAAGGTTGGCATTTTTCGGTTTTTAAAAGCGGAAAAGAGGCCACAATAACTGGTATTTGCTCTTTTGCTTATAATAATTGGCAAATAACAAATCCAAAAATAATAACCAAAACAGATCAAATCATACCAAAATTTAAAACTGATTTAAGAGATGAAAAAGTAAAAAATTTAATAGAAAAATATATAAATAAAGAGAATCTACTATCTTGTGGTCTAAACGATAAAGAGAGTGATTTTTTACTTTCAATCCAAGAAAACTCACAAAAAAGCATAGCAATACTAGAAGATATAAAAAAAGGAAAATCAGAGTCTGATATCTTGAAATTTGTTGAAATATTTAACTATGTAAAAAAATTAGGCACAAAAAAAACATACTTTAAAAATAAAAAAATAGAGCTATTTGAGATAAAAGATTGGATAAATAACCTACCTTTTAAACCAACTTTAGATCAGATAAATGCAATAAAAGACATAAGACAAGACCTGATAAGCAAACAAGCAAAAAGAAGAGTCGTAATGGGTGATGTTGGAAGTGGAAAGACTCTTGTAATGTTAGCTTCTGCGCTTAGTGTATATCCAAATAAAGCTATACTAATGGCGCCAACTAGTATACTAGCTGATCAAATTTATAATGAGGCCATTAAATTGCTTCCAAATTTTATATCAATAAAACTAGTAAAAAGTGGTGAAAAAAATATAAATTTTGATGATACGAATCTAATCATAGGAACACATGTATTACTTTATCAAGAGTTGCCAAAAGCTGTTTTAGTAATGATAGATGAGCAGCATAGATTTGGTTCAAATCAAAGAAATAAGATAGAAGAGATAGTAAAAGATGGTGAAGCTCGTGCAACTTTTATACAATTTTCAGCAACTCCAATACCAAGAACATTGAGTTTAATTCAATCATCACTTGTAAATTTTAGCTTTTTAAAACAGATGCCGTTTGAAAAAAATATTCATTCGCAAATTTTACAAAATAACGATTTTAACAACTTATTATCTCATATAAAAAAACAAATTGAAAAAAACAAGCAAATAATTATCGTATATCCATTAGTAGAAAGTTCAGAGACTTCAAATTATCAAAGTTTAAATGAAGCAAAGGATTTTTGGATTAAAAATTTCAAAAATGTATATTTTACGCACGGGAAAGACAAAGAAAAGGAAAAAATCTTAAATAAATTTAGAGAAAATGGAAATATATTATTATCCACAACGGTGATAGAGGTTGGAATTTCATTACCGAGACTATCAACAATACTTATAGTTGGAGCTGAAAGGCTTGGACTTGCAACACTTCATCAGCTCCGTGGTAGGGTTGGAAGAAATGGCGGAAATGGATTTTGCTTTTTATATACAAAGCTAAAAAATCCACCAGAAAGATTAAAGGAATTTTGTGATACATTAGACGGTTTTAAAATTGCCGAAATAGACTTAAAAAATCGCCAAAGCGGCGATATATTAAATGGAACTGTTCAACATGGGGCAACTTTTTTATATTATAATTATGAAGAAAATATAACACAATTAGCACTAAAAAGATTAGGAAAAACAAATTGA
- a CDS encoding phosphatidylglycerophosphatase A: MQRLFLTFFYVGLLPKAPGTFGSIAGALVAWVILYFFSSTTLFLLSIFLFLVSINIINSYENKTKIHDHSIIVIDEVVGVWLAIVLSGDTNFQLIMSLIFFRFFDIKKPSIIGRVDRNTIGGFGVMFDDVLAGIFAGILSSICYYIANKLGFVIF, from the coding sequence ATGCAAAGACTTTTTTTGACATTTTTCTATGTTGGTCTTTTGCCTAAGGCGCCTGGGACTTTTGGATCAATAGCTGGGGCTTTGGTTGCTTGGGTTATTTTATATTTTTTTTCTTCTACAACACTTTTTTTATTATCAATATTTTTGTTTCTAGTTAGCATAAATATAATAAATTCTTATGAAAACAAAACAAAAATACACGATCATTCAATTATTGTTATAGATGAAGTTGTTGGTGTTTGGTTGGCTATAGTCTTAAGCGGAGATACTAATTTTCAATTAATAATGTCATTGATATTTTTTAGATTTTTTGACATAAAAAAACCATCTATTATAGGCCGTGTAGATAGAAATACTATCGGTGGTTTTGGTGTTATGTTTGATGATGTGTTGGCTGGAATTTTTGCTGGAATTTTAAGTTCTATTTGTTATTATATTGCCAACAAATTAGGATTTGTTATTTTTTAG
- a CDS encoding tetratricopeptide repeat protein: MLRIIIFLLFSLFIYTGCSVKYQNVDNSINNSQKLDEKISLKKERDLITANNIILSLKPKCESGDNETCNDIGVVFENMQDYKNAFLYYKRACDSGVEHSCANLGMLYEKGLGVSKDPQKTIQIYTQSCNNSGALSCYNLANVYRKGEIVAQDYKAALNAYINACELQDMASCANIGSMYELGLGVQKDEVKAYGIYRVACFRGFNKSCSHMKRLEKKLKVD, translated from the coding sequence ATGCTTAGAATTATTATATTTTTGCTTTTTAGTTTGTTTATTTATACTGGTTGTTCTGTAAAATATCAAAATGTTGATAATAGTATCAATAATAGTCAAAAATTAGATGAAAAAATATCACTAAAAAAAGAAAGAGATCTAATTACCGCTAATAATATTATTTTATCTCTTAAGCCAAAATGTGAATCTGGTGATAATGAAACTTGTAATGATATTGGTGTTGTATTTGAAAATATGCAAGATTATAAAAATGCATTTTTGTATTACAAAAGAGCTTGCGATAGTGGTGTTGAACATTCTTGTGCTAATCTTGGAATGCTTTATGAAAAAGGTCTTGGTGTTAGTAAAGATCCACAAAAAACTATACAAATTTATACTCAATCTTGCAACAATTCAGGTGCTTTATCTTGTTATAATTTAGCAAATGTTTATAGAAAAGGCGAAATAGTAGCCCAAGATTATAAAGCGGCTTTAAATGCTTATATAAATGCATGTGAATTACAAGATATGGCTTCTTGTGCAAATATAGGCTCTATGTATGAGCTTGGACTTGGTGTGCAAAAAGATGAAGTTAAAGCTTATGGTATATATAGAGTTGCTTGTTTTAGAGGATTTAATAAGTCTTGTTCTCATATGAAAAGACTTGAAAAAAAACTTAAGGTTGATTAA
- the purH gene encoding bifunctional phosphoribosylaminoimidazolecarboxamide formyltransferase/IMP cyclohydrolase: MRALLSVSDKDGIVEFAKGLCELGYEIVSTGGTYKLLCENNIKAIEVADITKSPEMFNGRVKTLHPKIHGAILHQRDNNEHVKQAKENDISGIDLVCVNLYPFKQTIIRTDDFSEIIENIDIGGPAMVRSAAKNFNDVIIVTDIVDYDEILNRIKTKTDDFDFRKKLMIKAFEHTASYDCMIANYMNERFNGGFGDYKFIVGSKVFNTRYGENPHQDGALYEFEYFFKHNFTALKGEASFNNLTDINGALMLATSFDELPAVSIIKHANPCGFAVKSTLLESYIEALKCDPVSAYGGVVAINGTLDEELAKKINEIYVEVIIAANVTDEALKVFESKKRIKIFTQNNKFLVRANDKYDFKHIDGGFVYQQRDFVKDEELQNMKLVSKKVASESELKDADIAWKVAALTKSNCVVYAKNGAVVAIGMGMTSRVDAARAAVAKAKDLGIDLNGCTLASEAFFPFRDSIDIANAVGVKCIVEPGGSIRDEEVIQAADEHGIALYFTGVRHFLH, translated from the coding sequence ATGAGAGCCTTGCTTAGTGTTAGCGATAAGGATGGCATTGTTGAGTTTGCCAAAGGTCTTTGTGAGCTTGGTTATGAGATAGTTTCAACCGGTGGCACATATAAGCTTTTGTGTGAAAACAATATAAAAGCGATAGAGGTGGCTGATATTACAAAAAGTCCAGAGATGTTTAATGGTAGAGTTAAGACATTGCACCCTAAGATTCATGGTGCTATTTTACATCAGCGTGATAATAATGAACATGTTAAACAAGCCAAAGAAAATGATATAAGCGGTATAGACTTAGTATGTGTTAATCTATATCCTTTTAAGCAAACAATTATACGCACCGATGATTTTTCTGAAATAATAGAAAATATAGATATCGGTGGTCCGGCTATGGTGAGAAGTGCTGCAAAAAATTTCAATGATGTTATAATTGTTACTGATATTGTTGATTATGATGAAATTTTAAATCGCATAAAAACTAAAACAGATGATTTTGATTTCAGAAAAAAACTTATGATAAAAGCTTTTGAACATACCGCAAGTTATGATTGTATGATAGCAAATTATATGAATGAGCGTTTTAATGGTGGTTTTGGAGATTATAAGTTTATAGTTGGTAGTAAGGTGTTTAATACAAGATATGGTGAAAACCCACATCAAGATGGTGCTTTGTATGAATTTGAATATTTCTTTAAACACAATTTTACAGCCTTAAAAGGCGAAGCTAGTTTCAATAATCTAACGGATATAAATGGCGCATTGATGCTTGCTACTAGTTTTGATGAACTTCCAGCTGTATCTATCATCAAACACGCCAATCCTTGCGGATTTGCTGTAAAAAGCACTCTTTTAGAAAGTTATATTGAAGCTTTAAAATGCGATCCTGTTTCAGCTTACGGTGGTGTTGTTGCTATAAATGGGACATTGGATGAAGAGTTAGCTAAAAAAATCAATGAAATTTATGTAGAGGTTATAATAGCTGCAAATGTTACAGATGAAGCATTAAAGGTTTTTGAGAGCAAAAAACGCATTAAAATTTTTACTCAAAATAATAAATTTTTAGTTAGAGCAAATGATAAATATGATTTTAAACATATTGATGGTGGATTTGTATATCAGCAAAGAGATTTTGTTAAAGATGAAGAGTTGCAAAATATGAAGCTAGTTAGTAAAAAAGTTGCAAGCGAGTCTGAACTAAAAGATGCTGATATAGCTTGGAAGGTAGCAGCTCTTACAAAAAGTAATTGTGTTGTTTATGCTAAAAATGGTGCAGTTGTAGCTATAGGAATGGGTATGACAAGTAGAGTAGATGCTGCTCGTGCTGCTGTTGCTAAAGCTAAGGATTTGGGTATTGATTTAAATGGTTGCACTTTGGCTAGTGAAGCATTTTTTCCTTTTAGAGATAGCATAGATATAGCAAATGCCGTTGGTGTTAAATGTATAGTAGAACCAGGCGGAAGCATCAGAGATGAAGAGGTTATACAAGCAGCAGATGAACATGGTATAGCTCTTTATTTTACAGGTGTAAGACACTTTTTACACTAA